From the genome of Ahaetulla prasina isolate Xishuangbanna chromosome 15, ASM2864084v1, whole genome shotgun sequence, one region includes:
- the RAN gene encoding GTP-binding nuclear protein Ran, protein MAAPQGEPQVQFKLVLVGDGGTGKTTFVKRHLTGEFEKKYVATLGVEVHPLVFHTNRGPIKFNVWDTAGQEKFGGLRDGYYIQAQCAIIMFDVTSRVTYKNVPNWHRDLVRVCENIPIVLCGNKVDIKDRKVKAKSIVFHRKKNLQYYDISAKSNYNFEKPFLWLARKLIGDPNLEFVAMPALAPPEVVMDPALAAQYEQDLQIAQTTALPDEDDDL, encoded by the exons ATGGCCGCCCCACAAGGAGAACCCCAAGTGCAGTTTAAG cttgTTTTGGTTGGTGATGGTGGCACTGGTAAAACAACATTTGTGAAACGCCACTTGACTGGTGAATTTGAGAAGAAGTATGTAG ctactctgggagttgaagtccatcctctGGTGTTCCACACTAACAGAGGTCCCATTAAATTTAACGTATGGGACACAGCTGGTCAAGAAAAGTTTGGAGGTCTGCGGGATGGTTACTACATTCAAG CTCAATGTGCCATCATAATGTTCGATGTAACATCAAGGGTTACATACAAGAATGTACCCAACTGGCATAGAGATCTGGTACGAGTTTGCGAGAATATCCCCATAGTTTTGTGTGGCAACAAAGTGGATATCAAAGACAGGAAAGTCAAAGCAAAGTCCATTGTCTTTCACAGGAAGAAGAACCTGCAG TACTATGACATTTCCGCCAAGAGTAACTACAACTTTGAGAAGCCCTTCCTTTGGCTGGCGAGAAAGCTCATTGGAGATCCCAACCTGGAGTTCGTTGCCATGCCTGCTCTTGCGCCCCCGGAGGTTGTTATGGATCCAGCATTGGCAGCACAGTACGAGCAagatttacag ATTGCTCAGACCACTGCACTGCCAGACGAAGATGACGACCTGTAA